Below is a window of Quercus robur chromosome 6, dhQueRobu3.1, whole genome shotgun sequence DNA.
atataagttGATAAgaatcttaattaaaaaaatcaatgtagTACACGTAAAAAAAAGGTCCATCTAatccttcttatttttttatttaaattatattactacatgtaaaatctaaaaaaaaaaaaaaaaaaaaccttactaCACGCATATTGCAGAAaagtttttagatttaaaaaaaaatagatataatttttcttctccaataatttctaagttaataaaaatcttaatttcattataatccaaattcaaatattattagATAGGAAATATCATGctaagcagtttttttttttttttttttttttggtttgttaataATAGAGAGAAAGGTTGAGATCAAATAATAGAGATTATTGTTCACAACTAAAGGCCAAAATGGATGTTACTATTGAAAGGTATCACTTCTCAATTCTCATCATATCTCAATgctaatgaatttatttattttatttatttttttggttgggtgaaAATCACTCAAGTTCAGTGTCTTCTCCCATGCttttaaggacaaaaattatattttcatgtaTGTTTCtctactttatatttttaaatgtttaattatttagaTTATTCTTAATTCCTGAATTGAGGTTTCCACTTAAATATgctttcaatcattttttttaatagcttttaattattaaaatcaaggtttttccatttaaatattacTTGAGCCTTAAATCTtaatatattatgaaaaatccttttatatttcttttatgtatcTCATTTTATATTAGTTATGTAGTTATCGaccatcttccattcaattattttagacacacacacacacacacacacacatatatatatatatatatatatgcttttaaAACACTTTAGTCTTACACaatatgcattcattatataacttaaaagtaaaatattcatttattttttattgtttattttattatttaattttaaggaaattaataataaaaaattgtttacatttgaattttaattaaaccgtgcatcgcacgggcataaTATTAGtaactaatatattttaattttggcaaatacccacattttaagaaaattacaatactatttttatgaaaaaaaataagccGCCGTTGAAAAAGCCaattacatttttcttaaaactttttaaaaattattctctaaaataaataaataatatatttgcaaaattaGCCTAACCcataaaaggaaaagcaaaatcATCAGTCATAGGATGCGAATCCGGACCAAAATTCGATCCTAAACGCATATGTAATTTGTGAATTGACCACTTCACCGAATCTTCAATTCCTTATATTCCTCCGTTGATCCATCGCTTGCTGccattatttctctctctcacaccaCCAACTCTATTTTTGTTCACTTTCTCGTAATTATTTCCTtttcacaaaacaaaagcaaaacacaaaaagcTGATTTACATTTAcgttaaaagaacaaaaacacgAACACAAAGCTTGATAGCAATAGAGAGGTTAGGTTCGCCattattatcataaaaaaatcaGGAGGATGCACACGTTGAAAGACAAAGTGAGTGAGAGCCTGTCTCGTTTCTTTGCTGATTCCCCCAACTCATCGTCCTCCTCCTCTTCTCCTTCACCTCAggtatttctcttttcttttttaaaagaaaattcttttgGTACATAAACAGTTGAGCTTGATTGTCATCATTGGTCTTGGAAAAGCTTAGATCTTGTTGTTTTGGACAATTCTAACATTCcttttgttgaatttcaatGTGGGTAAATTTGCAATTGCATGTTTGGGATCTTATGTGGGtaaaagaatattttgaatctttttTATCAGCTATCGTTAAAAGATatagcctttttgtttttgttattcaCATACCCCTAAAAAAAACACCCAGAtgggtaatttttgttattgaatttattCCTATACACTAGGAAGAGATGAGGGTTATATGATCTTCATGTTATATGATTGTGGTTTTTAAGGTGGTGGGGTGGTTAGCCTTGTAATTTGCTTTCCAACAccgttgatttttttttgttaagagtTTTAAGAGATGTTCTAATAGGCTTTGGATCGGTAGCTgataaccaaaaccaaaatttgCATTCAACTAAGCCCTTTAGAGCTATGTGGACTAGTCaagttgattttgatttttctttttcatttgtttggaaACTATACATGAAGATGGCATCTTCTACCCTTTTTACTGTTTTTGAATATTCCAAGCAAAAGCGGCtgcatttttctcattttctattTGAATTGTGAATGTGAGTTTTACCTTCATGGTGACGTAAAGTTTTTAAATGTGTAGGCCAGGTCGTATTCTAAAGGGGAGAAACCTGTTTCTTCGTATTTTTCCTACATTATCCCTTCTGTCAGCTTCAATGGATTGAGATCGAACAATCATCAGCATGATCTCAAACCAAGTCATTCAGACACTGATGGATATAGATATGTGAACTTAGAAGCTGAAGATAAATTCTTAGATGACTACGTAGAATGTAGTCCAGTATTTGGGAAGAAGGCAACTGTAAGTAATCAAGAAGATAATGAAGACCCAGCTTCTGGAAGGAGCACTAGTGGGTCTGAAATGTTTGAAGATGCAACTGACCAACCCAGTCCACGGAAGCATTTACCCTATCTCATGGATGAGTCTGTTTTTATTTCTGCGGACTTGTATGAATTTTTGCTGTCATCCCTTCCTAATATTGTAAAAGGGTGCCAATGGGTCTTGTTGTACAGGTAAGCTTTGCTGAAAAGCTTATATACTCTACGCTAAAAGCAGTTGTTTCTCTTGTATTTGGGTCTTGATTTAATATTGGTTCTTGAAATGAAGGGCAGTACGTTGAAACATGGTATATCACTGCGTACACTTATTCGCAAGAGTGCTGAACTTTCTGGCCCTTGTTTGCTGGTATGTTGATGTCTATGGTCCAATGATATCTCTTAAGTGGTGATAACAGGAGTTAATGTGAGTTAATGTAAATCTTGTTATTTATCTTCTAGATTGTTGGTGATCGGCAAGGTGCTGTGTTTGGTGGGCTGCTGGAATGTCCCTTAAAGCCTACAGCAAAGAGGAAATATCAAGTAAGCTAACACGCTTTCAAGTTTATTGATATTTAATCTTATTAATTTGTCTTCTTGATGAAGCGACTATCTCTTTTGATATTTCATGTCTGTTTctatatttttccctttgaaTATTTGGAGTATGATTtagtatttctttctttcttggtgATAGGGGACAAACCAGACATTCGTATTTACAACCATATATGGTGCACCGAGACTATTTAGACCAACTGGTAAGGACCTTGAGTGAATCATATGTGTAATGCTTTCTCTTTTTAAGATGTAGCAATCAAGTCCAAAGGTTGTTATGTTTTctacctccaaaaaaaaaaaagatgagtacATAGTGCAATTGGCATTTAAGTAGGTTTTAGTGCTAACTGTTTGACTGTTTGGTACGTTAATGTTTG
It encodes the following:
- the LOC126688557 gene encoding uncharacterized protein LOC126688557, with protein sequence MHTLKDKVSESLSRFFADSPNSSSSSSSPSPQARSYSKGEKPVSSYFSYIIPSVSFNGLRSNNHQHDLKPSHSDTDGYRYVNLEAEDKFLDDYVECSPVFGKKATVSNQEDNEDPASGRSTSGSEMFEDATDQPSPRKHLPYLMDESVFISADLYEFLLSSLPNIVKGCQWVLLYSTLKHGISLRTLIRKSAELSGPCLLIVGDRQGAVFGGLLECPLKPTAKRKYQGTNQTFVFTTIYGAPRLFRPTGSNRYYYLCLNDILALGGGGNFALCLDGDLLNGTSGPCETFGNLCLAHNQEFELRNVELWGFKHASHYLT